The nucleotide sequence CATGACGTCGGCGCTGACCAGTGCGTCCATGGTGATCTGCACCGTCTGGACCAGGGACACGTCGGCGCCGGCCCCCTGCTCTCGGGCGACCGCGGAGATCCGCCGTGCGAGGTCGAGGTCCCGGTCGGTGAGGCCCTGGTACTCGTCGATGACGGTGATCAGCCGGACGGTGACGGTGCCGGCCTGCAGGTCGAGGTCGGGCTGGTGTGGTCCGGCGTCGTCGACGGCGGCGGCGATGGCCTGGGCGAGCCTGACGCCGTCGCCGAACGAGCCGGTGCGGAACACCGCGCAGGCGCCGTCGGCGACGACCCGCCAGTCGCTGGTGGTCGCGTCCTCGTGGAACGAGCGTGCGGTGATCGGTGTGGCCATCTCACTCTCCGGTGCTGCCGTCGACGGATTCGCGCAGGATGTCGGCGTGGCCGTTGTGCCGCGCGTACTCCTCGATCATGTGGGTGAGGACCCAGCGCACGCTGGGCGCGCGGCCGTCGCGCCAGGGGCGGTCGACGGGCCGGCTCAGCCCGCTGTCGGCCAGCGCCTCGGCGAGGTTCGCCCGGGACCGGCCGACCGCCTCGTCCCAGAGCGCGAACAGCTGCTCCGGCTTGTCGTCGGCGGCGGAGTGCCAGTCCCAGTCGTAGTCGGCGGCCCAGTCGACGGTGTTCCAGGGCGCGCTGCGCTCGCGGCCGAGCAGCCGGAACGTGAACCAGTCGTCCTCGACGTAGGCGAGGTGCTTGATCAGACCGCCGAGCGTCATGGTCGAGGCGCCGACGGTGGCGGTCAGCCCGGAGCCGTCCAGGCCGCGGCACTTCCACGCGAGCGTGGCGCGCTGGTAGTCGAGGAACCCGGCCAGCGTCCGCAGCTCGTCGCCGTCGATCGGCGGTTCCGGCCGGCCGTGCTCGTCGGTGTCGGTCACTTGGCCGCGGCCTCGTTGATGAGGCGGCCGAGGTCGTCGGGACGGCTGAACTGCGGCCAGTGCCCGGTCGGCAGGTCGACGTACTCGACGTCGTGGAGCTTGGTGAACTCCTGCACGGGCGGCTCGCCGCCGTCGATCCAGTCGCGCAGCTCGGCGGCGGAGAACTCCGGGCAGATGACGGTGACCGGGACGTCGAAGCGGCGCTCGTCGGTGAGCCGGATCGGGTCGGTGGTGGCCCGCTCGGGCGACGGGATCGCGCGGGCGCGGAAGTCCGCACGGGCCGCGTCGTCGAGGTCCTTGAGGTCGGTCTCGCCGAGGTCCTCCCAGCTGGGCAGTGGGATCTCGCCGTTCTCGGCCGCGAACCGGCCGAGCGGCTCGCCGTCCGTCGCCGGGAATCCGCCGATGTAGACGGTGCGGGCGACGCGGTCCGGCCGCGCGTCGGCGGCGGCGTAGGCCAGCGCGGAGCCGAGCGAGTGCCCCACGACCAGCACCTTCCCCTCGCCCGCCGGCACCGCGTCGACCGCCGCCACGACCGCGTCGATGTGATCCTGCAACGTGACGGCCGAGCGGTCGGCGTCTCTGGACTCCAGGCCGGGGAGGGTCAGCGGGTGCGCCGTGTGGCCGGCCCGTTCGAGGACGGGGATCACCCGGTCCCACGAGGTGGCGTCGAGCCAGAGGCCGGGGATCAGAACGATGTGCATGGTGTTCGCCCTCTCGGGTTCGGTATGATCCAGATCTACGGATCAATCCAACCTAGTGGAACGGACCGGAAATGTCGATCGATCGGCCGATGCCCGACTACGACCTGGACGACCAGGCCGTCGTCACGGCGCCGGCCCAGCTGCGCGCGATGTCCGACCCGCTGCGATCGACCATCCTCGAACTGGTCCTCGAACGCGCTGCGACGGTCACCGAGCTGGCCGCCGCGGTCGGCCGCCCCAAATCGACCGTCGCCCACCACGTGGGTGTGCTGGTCGACGCCGGCATGCTGCGGGTCGTCCGGACCCGGCGCGTCCGGGCCATCGACGAGCGCTACTACGGCCGGACGGCGCGGCTGTTCCGCATCGGCAAGATCGACCATCCGGTGATCTGGGAGAACGACCTCTCTGTCGCCGCGGCCGAGGCGCGGGCCGCGTACGAGGCCGACGTGATGATGAGCATCCACCGCCACGCGCGGATTCCGCGGGAGCGTGGCATGGAGTTCTGGGAGAAGGTGCTGGAGCTGGTCCGCGAGTTCAGCACCATCCCGCGCTCCGGCGACACCGTCTTCGGCTTCGTCGCCGGGTTGTATCCGACGGATCATCCCGCGCTGCCGGATCCTGACCCCGCGGAGTGAGCGTTGGGTTTGCCGAGTTGGCCGTCCCCCTGCTGCCCATGGTCTTAGCCTCGATCCACCGACAGGTGGAGTGTCGTGGTAGGGCGTGGGAGCGTGAGAATGCCCTTCTGAGCTGGGAGGATACGACTTGTCTAAGGCACGTATCGCCAGCTCAAGAAGGGCATCTCGTAGATGCAACTCTCTCACACCCGACCGGTCGTCTCGGCGGCCTTCGATGAGCCCAACCTCGTGTCGTCGGCGGGCCTGGTCCCGGCGATGGCCCTGGCCGGCGAGGCACGGCTGCGCGAGCTGGGCGATGAGCACCTGAGCGTGCCGACGGACAAGGGCGCCAACGCCGGGCTGAAGCTGTCGGGCCTGGTCGCCGGCATGACCGCCGGCGCGGACAGCATCGACGACATGGCCCTGCTACGCCACGGCGCGATGGGGAAGGTCTTCGCCGGCATCTACGCCCCCTCCACACTTGGCTCGTTCCTGCGCGCCTTCACCTTCGGCCATGTCCGCCAAGCCGACGCGATCGCCTCTCGGTTTCTGATCAACCTGACCCAGCGCACGGCCCTGCTGGGCGAGACCGCAGACACCGCGACGGTGATGGTCGACATCGACGACACCATCGTGGAGGTACACGGCTATCAGAAGCAGGGCGCGGGGTTCGGGTACTCCGGGGTGCGGGGCCTGAACGCCGTGCTGGCCACCGTTTCCAGCCAGACCTTCGCGCCGGTGATCGCCGCCCAGCGCCTGCGCAACGGCTCGGCCGGGTCCCCACGCGGGGCGACGCGTCTGGCCACCGACGCCCTCGCCCTGATCCGCCGCACCCACCTGGCCGGCCGAGACGTGCTGGTCCGGGCGGACTCGGCGTTCTACTCCCACGCCCTGGTCACCGCAGCGTTGAAGGCCGGCGCGAACGTCTCGATCACCGTGCGGATGGACCCGGCGGTCAAACGCGCCATCGCCGGCATCGCCGAGACCGCCTGGACCACGATCAAATACACCGACGCCGTCTACGACGAGACCACCAGAACATGGAACTCTCGTGCCGAGGTCGCCGAGGTTCCCTTCACCGCGTTCACCTCCAAGAACAAGACCGACCAGGTCCCCGGCCGGCTCGTGGTCCGCCGTATCCCCGATCTCAACCCCCGCAACAGCGAAGGCCAGGACACGTTGTTCGATTCCTGGCGCTTCCACGCCTTCTTCACCACCACCGACACCACCGAGATGGACACCGTCGCCGCGGACCAGACCCACCGGGCCCACGCGGTCATCGAGAACGTCCACGCCGACCTCAAGGCCTCCGCGCTGGCCCACCTGCCCTCCGGGGTGTTCAACGCCAACGCGGCCTGGCTCGTCTGCGCGGTCATGGCGTTCAACCTCACCCGCGCCGCCGCGACCCTGACCAAGACCCCCACTCTGACCAGGGCGACCACCGCGACGATCCGCCGCAAACTCATCACCGTCCCCGCCCGGATCGCCACCTCCGCCCGGCGTCTGACCCTGCACCTGCCGACCAACTGGCCCTGGCAGACCGCGTGGTCCACGCTCTACAACGCCCTCTTCCCCCGGCCCGCCACGACACACACCTGACCACCAGCCCCCGCCGGCACGAGAAGGAACCCCAGTGGAAAGCCGGGCAGACCGGCAACTCACTCACACCCAACGTGATCACAACCACCTCGCCTGAAACCAGACGACGTCACCAAGCTGGTCGGTGGATCGAGGCTTAGCCGCGAGGGTGCGCCTCAAGTCCGCGCTGGGCTGCCCCGAGCTTTCCGGACCGCTTCGTTTGCGGTCTCTTATGCTGCGAGCTGGCCATTCAGGTGTTCGTTGCGGACTTCGTGCGGGGTCCGGTAGCCGAGCCCTGAATGGATTCGTCTGCGATTGTAGAAGAGTTCGATGTAGTTCGCAACATCCTCGCGGGCTTTCTTCCGTGTCGGGTACACGGTGCGGTAGACGCGCTCGACCTTCAACATGGAATTGAACGATTCGGCCAGAGCGTTGTCGTAGCAAATGCCGGTCCTGCCGAGCGAAGCGCGCATCCCGAGCTGCTTGATCTTCGCTGAGAAGTCAGTCGATGTGTACTGCGTCCCGCGATCTGAGTGAAGGATGCAGCGGTCGGCGAGATCGTGATTCCTGGCGGCCATGTCGAGCGCGTCGGTGACGAGTTCGGTGCGCATGTGGTCGGCGAGTGCGTACCCGATGACTTCTTTGTTGAAGCAGTCGATCACGGTCGCCAGGTACAGCCATCCCTCCCAGGTGTGGATGTAGGTGATGTCGCCGACCAGCTTCGTTCCCGGCGCGTCGGCGGTGAAGTCGCGGCGCACCAGGTCTGGGGTGGCCGGCCGGTCGTCGCCCTGGATAGTGGTGATCTTGTACGGGCGCGGCTGGCACGGCACCAGGCCCAGCTCACGCATCAGGTCACGGACCAGCTCGGGCCCGGCCTGCTCGCCGCCGCGGAGCAGCTCGGCGTGGATGCGCCGGTACCCGTAGGTGCGGTCGTTGTGGTCGAACAACGCCTCGATCTTGAGCTTCAACTCCTCACGCCGCCGCGTGGTCGCCGACGGTGGCCGGTCCCGCCAGTCGTAGTAGCCGGACCTGGACACACCCAGCCAGGTGAACATCTGCTTGAGAGACGGAGCGTCGTTGACATTGTCGGCGCTATTGTGCGCGTACTCGGCGGCGATGAACTCGTACTTCTCGCTCACCGCTGCTCCTTCGCGAAGTACGCGGCAGCTTTTTTCAGGAACGCGAGCTCCATCTCCTGGTCTCGCGTCCGCCGTCGCAGTTCGGCCAACTCCGCACGTTCGGACAACCCCAGCGGCGGCTCGTCGCCGACGTGGTCCTCTCGGTACTTCTTCACCCAATTGCCGAGAGTGGTCTCACCCACGCCGATCTCACGCGCCACATCGGCAATACGACGGTCATTCTCGACCACCAGTCGAGCAGCCTCTTCGCGGAACTCAGGCGTGAATGTTGCCTTCTTCCTCGCCACGAACACTTCTCCTTTCCGGATCGGACCTTATGAGGTCCGCAGTCCGGAAAGTGGGAGGCACGCCACGCCTCTGCTGTTCATTGTTCGCGGTGGTTGGGGGCTTGGACTTGACCCGCACCCTCGCGGTCTAAGTACTGGCAGCTATCAGGGGGACGGGGGAGGTGTGGCGACGGGTCGGGCGTCGATGTCGGCTGTCGTCTTCGATAGTGGCGACCGTCTTCGTTGGGGCGCGAGGACGGCTTCTGCCATCGAGGACCGCCCTGGCTGTCGAGGACGACGGTGCGGGTCGTGGTCTGGTGTGACGTCGTGGTCTGCCGTTACGCGAAATGGTGGATTCGGGGCTGGTGGCGTGACCGGGGACCAGGACGTAACGGCAGACCAGGACGCCGGCGCTCACCAACCTGGGTGTGAGTCGCGTTTCCGGGCCCGTTTCGCCGGTTCAGCGCGACTCACACCCAGGACGCGCCTCACACCCAGGAAGTCGACGCCGCAGAGTCCGGCGAACGGTGCATATCGGGCGGGCTGTGCCCGGTTCTTCCCCGTCCCCTGATAGCTGCCCGTTCTTAGGCCGCGGGCCCGCGGGTCAAGCGGTCTCGTCGGCGCGAAGCGCCCATCAGTCCGCTTGAGGCGCGGGTGCGCGGCTAAGAAAATGGGCAGCAGGGGGACGGCGAACCTCAACACCCCCCGACCGTGCGCCACATCACGGACGCAGCGCTTGCATAGTCATGCGGAACCTTGCATACTTTTGCTCGTGTCCAAAGTCCTCACCTCCCTGCCCGCCGGCGAGCGGGTCGGCATTGCGTTCTCCGGCGGTCTCGACACCTCCGTGGCGGTGGCGTGGATGCGCGACAAGGGGGCGGTCCCGTGCACGTACACCGCCGATCTCGGGCAGGCCGACGAGGACGACATCGACTCGGTGCCGGGGCGGGCGAAGCTGTACGGCGCCGAGATCGCCCGGCTGGTCGACTGCCGCGCCGCGCTGGTCGAGGAGGGGCTGGCCGCGCTGACATGCGGGGCGTTCCATATCCGCAGCGGCGGCCGCGCGTACTACAACACGACCCCGCTGGGCCGGGCCGTCACCGGCACGCTCCTCGTCCGGGCCATGCTTGAGGACGACGTCCAGATCTGGGGCGACGGGTCGACGTTCAAGGGGAACGACATCGAGCGGTTCTACCGCTACGGTCTGCTCGCCAACCCGAACCTGCGCATCTACAAGCCGTGGCTCGACGCCCAGTTCGTGGGGGAGTTGGGTGGACGGCGCGAGATGAGCGAGTGGCTGCGCACCCACGACCTCCCGTACCGCGACAGCACCGAGAAGGCGTACTCCACCGACGCGAACATCTGGGGCGCGACGCACGAGGCGAAGACGCTGGAGCATCTCGACAACGGCATCGAGACGGTCGACCCGATCATGGGCGTCCGGTTCTGGGACCCCGAGGTCGAGATCCCGGCCGAGGACGTCACCATCGGCTTCGAGCAGGGCCGCCCGACCACCATCAACGGCCAGGCGTTCGCCAGCCCGGTCGAGCTGGTGCTGGAGGCCAACGCCATCGGCGGACGGCACGGGCTGGGCATGTCCGACCAGATCGAGAACCGCATCATCGAGGCCAAGAGCCGCGGCATCTACGAGGCGCCCGGCATGGCGCTGCTGCACGCGGCCTACGAGCGGCTCGTCAACGCCATCCACAACGAGGACACCGTCGCGAACTACCACAACGAGGGCCGGCGGCTCGGCCGGCTCATGTACGAGGGCCGCTGGCTCGACCCCCAGGCGCTCATGCTGCGCGAGTCGCTGCAGCGCTGGGTCGGCTCGGCGGTGAGCGGTGAGGTGACATTGCGGCTGCGGCGCGGCGAGGACTACTCGATCCTCGACACCACCGGCCCGGCGCTCAGCTACCACCCGGACAAGCTGTCGATGGAGCGCACCGCCGACTCCGCGTTCGGCCCGGTCGACCGCATCGGCCAGCTGACCATGCGCAACCTCGACATCGCCGACTCGCGGGCCAAGCTGGAGCAGTACGCCGGGCTCGGCCTGGTCGGCGGCGCGCACGCGGAGTTGATCGGCGCGACGCACCTGGTCGGCGAGCTGCCCGAGGGCGGCGCCGAGGCCATCGCGTCCCGCGGCGAGGTCGACGCCGACGCCATGCTCGACCGCGCCGCCATGGAGGCCGGCACCGACTGACGCCGGTGCCGTCCTTCACGAGCAGGACGGTCAGCGGGACAGGAAGGCCCGGACCGACTCGGCGACGGCGTCGGGAGCCAGCCAGAACGCGCCGTGGTCCTGACCGGGCAGTGTCTCGACGATGACGGCGGGCAGGATCTCGGCCAGCGCGTGGGCGCCGTCGAGGAAGAACTGCTCGCTGTTCTCGCCGACCAGCACTAGGATCGGCGCGTCGACGGACCAGCGGTCGCGGGGGAGCGGCCGGCCGGACAGCAGGCCCTCGACGATGCGGCCGTCGTAGGCGTAGGTGTGCGCGAGCGTGGCCATCTCGTCCCACGACGGGTCCTGCTTCATGCCGGCGATCCACTCGGCCGGCACCAGCAGCACGTCGCTCATGAAGTACTCGACCGCCTCGCTGCGCTTCCCGGCGGCGACCAGCGCCTCCTGGTGCGCGACGTAGCCGGCCGGCGCCGGCGGCCGGGCGTCGTCGATGATGAACGGCGGCTCGTACAGGCCCAGTCCGGTGACCTTCGGGCCGAGCGCGGTGGCGGCGTCGAGCGCGAGGATGCCCCCGGCCGAGCCGCTGACCAGCGCCGCCCGGCCGCCGACGGTGTCGATGAGCGCCTCGATGTCGTCGATCTCGCGGGCCGGGTCGTACGGCTGCGGGTCGCCGCTGCCGCCGCGGCCGCGCCGGTCGTAGTTGACGACGGTGAAGTGCTTCGCCAGGGCGGCCGCCATGCCGGCGACGCCGGTGTGGTCCTCGGCGACCGTGCTGATGACGATGACGGCGGGGCCGGAGCCGGCCGTCTCGTACGCGATGGTGGTGCCGTCCTTCGAGGTCAGAGTCTGCATGGTTGGTCCTTTCAGAGGTGATTGTCGAGGCGGGTCAGCGCCTCCTGGTAGCCCTCGGCCATCCCGGCCGCGACCGCCTGCCGCAGCGCGTCGGCGTCGGGGAAGACGGCGGCGATGCTGACTCGGGTGCCGTCGCCGTCCGGGGTGAAGGTGACGTCGGTGACGACGCCGTCGTCGCCGTCCGCGTCCAGGAACTGGTCGAGGTAGACGAGGCGCTCGCGCGGCACCACGTCGCGGTAGGTGACGACGGCGTGGACCGGGTCGGCCGAGCCGTCGTCGGGGGCCAGCGAGAACCGCCACTGCCCGCCCGGGCGGACGTCCATGTGCTCGACGGTGGTGGTCCAGCCGTGCGGCCCCCACCAGCGGGCGACGGCGTCGGGCTCGGTCCACGCGGCCCACACCCGGCCGACCGCCGCGCGGTAGCGCCGGGCGATGGTGAGCGTGTTGGTCTGCTCGTCGATGACGATGCCGTCGCTGGTCACGAGCGGTCTCCGTTCGGGTCGGTGGCGGGGTCGGTGTCGTCGAGGAAGTCGCCGAGACGGTCCAGCCGCCCGGTCCACAGGACGGCGAAGCTCTGCGCCCACGCGCCGATGTCGCGCAGCGGCTCCGGGCGCAGCCGGTAGATGCGCTGCTGCGCCCGCCGGGTTGCGTCGACGACACCGGCGTCGGCCAGCAGCCGCAGGTGCCGCGACACGTGCGGCTGGGCCAGCCCGAGCGCGTCGACGATGGCGCCGACGCTGAGCGGGCCCGAGCGCAGCAGCTCGACGATGCGGAACCGGTTCGGTTCCGCGATCACGCTCAGCCGGTGCTGCAGCTCGTCCATACCTCGAACATACACAAGAACATATATACATGCAAGCAGATAAAGCTAGCCTGGCGCGATGGAGGTCGAGACGGTGACGATCGCGGTGGGACGGGACGTGCTCGACGAGCTGGGGCGGCGGCTGCGGGGGACCCGGTGGCCGCGGCACGACTCCGCCGACGACGCGCTCGGCCCGCCGTCCGCCGAGCTGCGCGAGCTGTGCGAATGGTGGGCGGACGGGTTCGTCTGGCCGGCCGTGGAGCGGCGCCTGAACCGGGCCCGGCAGCTCCTCGTCCACACGAGCCGTGGTGCCGTCCACGTCGCGGTGCACGACGGAGACGAGCGGCCGCCGCTGCTCCTGTTGCACGGCTGGCCGAGCAGCTTCCTGGAGTTCGAGCGGCTGGTTCCCCCTGCTCGCGCCGCGCACCGTCGTGGTCGCCTCTTTGCCCGGCTACGGGTGGTCCGAGCGCCCGGCCGGACAGTGGACCACCCGCGACACCGCCGGGCTGCTGGCCGAGGCGATGACGGTGCTCGGCTACGGCCGGTTCGTCGCGCACGGGACGGACTTCGGCTCCGCCGCCGCGACCTGGCTGGCGCTGGACCGGCCCGAGCTGGTCGCCGGGCTGCACCTGTCCAACCTCGACCTCGGCCCGACCCTGGCCGACGGCGACCGGCCGACCGACGAGGAGCGCGACTACCTCGACCGGTTCGACGCCTGGTGGCGCGGCGAGAACGGCTACAAGGAGATCCAGTCGACCCGGCCCGGCGCGCTGGCCCCGGCGCTGCTCGACTCGCCGGCCGGGCTGGCCGCGTGGGTGCTCGACAAGTGGTCGACCTGGACCGATCCGGCCCTGGGCCCGACGGTCGCGGCGCGGGCCGGCCGCGACGCGCTGCCCGAGCTGCTGACCTGGTGGTGGGCAACCGGAACCGTCGAGACGTCGGTGCTCGACTACGCCGACAACCGCGCGGCCGACACGACGATGCTGCCGCTCGGCGCCCGGGTCGAGGTGCCGACGGCGGTCGCCCGGTTCGGCCGCGAGCGCGGGTTCCGCGAGGACCCGCCGCGGTCCTGGGTGGAGCGGATGTACCGCCTCGACCGCTGGACCGACCAGCCGCGCGGCGGCCACTTCGCCGCCCTCGAGGCGCCCGACCTCCTTGCCGCCGACCTGCTCACCTTCGCCGCCACCCTCACCTGAGCCCGCGGCGCCGGCACCAAGGGGCGCGGGCGGCATGGACGCGGAGGGGCGGAGGGGCGGCGGATGCGGAGCCGGCGTCAAGAGCGCACGCGGCATGCTTCACCGCCGCGAAGCGGAGCCGGCGCAGCACCACCGCCCCTCTGCGCCGGACCGGCGGCCCTGTCGGTGCCGGATGAGAGGGTGCCGGAATGACCGCGACCCACCGCGTCCCGTGGCCGCTGCACCGCCGCCGGCTCGAACGCGCCACCGACTACTGGCTGTCCACCACGCGTCCCGACGGCCGCCCGCACATCGTGCCGCTATGGGGCGTCTGGCAGGACGGACGGCTCTACTTCAGCACCGACCCCGACTCGGTGAAGGGCCGCAACCTGACCGCCGAGCCGCGAGCGTCCGTCCACCTCGACGGCGGGCAGGACGTGCTGATGATCGAGGGGACGACGGCCAGGGTGGACGACGACGCCGTGCGCACGCGGGTCGACGACGCCATGGCGGAGAAGTACGTCACGCCCGACGGCGCCGCCTACCGGCTGGCCATGGACCCGCCGAACCGGCTCTGGGAGCTGCGCCCGGAACGCGCGCTGGCCTGGTGGGAGGCGCTGACCGGGCCGACGTTCACCCGCTGGGTGTGGACCGGCGGCCCCGACCCCGAGCCGGCGCCCGGCTGATCAGCGCGCTGCCCGCCGCCAGCGCCTCGGCCGTAGCGGCGATCGTCCGCTGCATCGCCGCGGCCGCCCGGGTCGGGGTGACGTCGGAGCGGTGCGCCAGGCTGACCGTGCGGGTCAGCGTCGGCGTCGTCAGACGCACCGAGCGCAGGCCCGGTCGGTCGAGCAGCACCATCGCCGGCACGACCGCGACACCGAGCCCGCGCTCGACGAACCGCAGCGCCGCGTCCATCTCCGCCCCTTCGAGCACGACCGACGGGGTCAGCCCGGCGGCGCGGAACGCCGCGTCGGTCGTGGCGCGCAGGTCGTAGCTCTCCGGGAAGACGATCTGCGGGAGCCCGGCCAGCCGGTCCAGGCCGATGGACGGCGTCGACGCGACCGGCGGCCGCGCGGCCGAGGAGATGACCACCAGCTCCTCGGTCAGCAGCGGCGTGCGGGTGAGGCTCGCCCCGGTGCGCGGCCGCCCGTCCGACGCGGTGATGAGCGCGAGGTCGAGCGCCCCGCCGGCCAGCTCGTCGATCAGGCTGCGCGAGCCGCCCTCGGTGAGGTGCAGCTCGATGCCCGGGTGGGCGCCGTGGAAGGTACTGACCGCCTCGGCGACCAGGCTGACGCACAGGGTCGGCGTCGCGCCCAGCCGCACGCGTCCGCGTCGCAGCCCGGCCAGCTCGGCCATCTCGCGGCGGACGGAGTCGGCGTCGGCGAGCATGCGGCGGGCCAGCGGCAAGAGCGTCTCGCCGGCCGCGGTGAGCGAGATGTGCCCGCGCGCGCGATGGAACAGCTCGGCCCCGAGCTCGCTCTCCAGCGACGAGATCTGCCGGCTGAGCGAGGGCTGGGCCAGGTGCAGGTGCTCCGCGGCCCGGGTGAAGTGGCCGAGCCTGGCGACCTCGGCGAAGCCGCGCAGCTGCTCCAGGTTCATACGTCATAGCGTAGGCGCATCGAAACGAGTCGAACAATGCATTGGCCACATCGACGGCGCGCGCCTAGCGTGGAAGCCATGAGCGCAGGCATCCCCGAACGACAGCTGTCCACCACGGTGCTCGTGATCGGGACGGGAGGGTCCGGGCTGCGGGCGGCCATCGAGGTCGCCGAGCAGGGCGTCGACGTGCTCGCCGTCGGCAAGCGGCCCCGCGACGACGCCCACACCGCGCTCGCGGCGGGCGGTATCAACGCGGCGCTCGGCACGATGGACGCCGACGACAGCTGGCAGCAGCATGCGGCCGACACCATCAAGGAGAGCTACTTCCTCGCCAACCCGCACACGGTCGAGATCGTCACGCAGGGCGCCGAGCGCGGCATCCGCGACCTCGAGCGTTACGGCATGGAGTTCGCCCGCGAGGTCGACGGCCGCATCTCCCAGCGCTTCTTCGGGGCGCACAAGTACCGGCGCACCGCGTTCACCGGCGACTACACCGGGCTGGAGATCCAGCGCACGCTGGTGCGCCGGGCCGAGCAGCTCGACGTCCCGATCCTCGACAGCGTTTACGTCACCCGCCTGCTCGTGCGCGACAACGTCGTCTTCGGCGCCTACGGCTTCGACCTGCACGACGGCACCCGGTATCTGATCCACGCCGACGCGGTGATCCTCGCCGCCGGCGGCCACAACCGCATCTGGCGCCGGACGTCCTCGCGCCGCGACGAGAACACCGGCGACTCGTTCCGGCTGGCGGTCGAGGCGGGTGCGCGGCTGCGCGATCCCGAGCTGGTCCAGTTCCACCCGTCCGGCATCATCGAGCCCGAGAACGCGGCGGGGACGCTGATCTCCGAGGCCGCGCGCGGCGAGGGCGGCATCCTCCGCAACGCCCTCGGCGAGCGGTTCATGCAGAAGTACGACCCCGAGCGCCTGGAGCTGTCCACCCGCGACCGCGTCGCGCTGGCCGCGTACACCGAGATCAAGCAGGGGCGCGGCACCGATAACGGCGGCGTCTGGCTGGACGTCTCGCACCTGCCGCGTGAGACGATCATGACCCGGCTGCCGCGGGTCTACCAGACGATGCTCGAGGTCCAGATGCTCGACATCACCACCGACCCGATCGAGGTGGCGCCCACGGCGCACTACTCGATGGGCGGCGTGTGGGTGCGGCCGGAGGACCACCGGACCGACGTCGAGGGGCTCTACGCCATCGGTGAGGCGTCCAGCGGGCTGCACGGCGCCAACCGCCTCGGCGGCAACTCCTTGATCGAACTGCTCGTCTTCGGCCGCATCGTGGGCCGGGCCGCCATCGCGCACTCGTCCGGGCTCGACGCCCAGCGCCGCTCGCGTGACGCGGTCGCCGAGGCGCGGGACGAGATCGACGGCCTCCTCGCGGCGGACGGGCCCGAGAACGTCCGCACCCTGCAGCGGGCGATCCGCGACACCATGACCGAGCACGCCGGCGTCGTCCGTGACGAGACCGGGCTCGAGACGGGGCTGGCCGAGCTGGAGAAGATCGAGGCGCGCATGGGCGACGTCGGCGTCCATCCCGACATCGCCGGCTTCCAGGACCTCGCGCACGCGTTCGACCTCAAGGCGTCC is from Jiangella alkaliphila and encodes:
- a CDS encoding alpha/beta fold hydrolase yields the protein MQTLTSKDGTTIAYETAGSGPAVIVISTVAEDHTGVAGMAAALAKHFTVVNYDRRGRGGSGDPQPYDPAREIDDIEALIDTVGGRAALVSGSAGGILALDAATALGPKVTGLGLYEPPFIIDDARPPAPAGYVAHQEALVAAGKRSEAVEYFMSDVLLVPAEWIAGMKQDPSWDEMATLAHTYAYDGRIVEGLLSGRPLPRDRWSVDAPILVLVGENSEQFFLDGAHALAEILPAVIVETLPGQDHGAFWLAPDAVAESVRAFLSR
- a CDS encoding SRPBCC family protein, which translates into the protein MTSDGIVIDEQTNTLTIARRYRAAVGRVWAAWTEPDAVARWWGPHGWTTTVEHMDVRPGGQWRFSLAPDDGSADPVHAVVTYRDVVPRERLVYLDQFLDADGDDGVVTDVTFTPDGDGTRVSIAAVFPDADALRQAVAAGMAEGYQEALTRLDNHL
- a CDS encoding ArsR/SmtB family transcription factor, which codes for MDELQHRLSVIAEPNRFRIVELLRSGPLSVGAIVDALGLAQPHVSRHLRLLADAGVVDATRRAQQRIYRLRPEPLRDIGAWAQSFAVLWTGRLDRLGDFLDDTDPATDPNGDRS
- a CDS encoding alpha/beta fold hydrolase gives rise to the protein MPSTSRCTTETSGRRCSCCTAGRAASWSSSGWFPLLAPRTVVVASLPGYGWSERPAGQWTTRDTAGLLAEAMTVLGYGRFVAHGTDFGSAAATWLALDRPELVAGLHLSNLDLGPTLADGDRPTDEERDYLDRFDAWWRGENGYKEIQSTRPGALAPALLDSPAGLAAWVLDKWSTWTDPALGPTVAARAGRDALPELLTWWWATGTVETSVLDYADNRAADTTMLPLGARVEVPTAVARFGRERGFREDPPRSWVERMYRLDRWTDQPRGGHFAALEAPDLLAADLLTFAATLT
- a CDS encoding pyridoxamine 5'-phosphate oxidase family protein — translated: MTATHRVPWPLHRRRLERATDYWLSTTRPDGRPHIVPLWGVWQDGRLYFSTDPDSVKGRNLTAEPRASVHLDGGQDVLMIEGTTARVDDDAVRTRVDDAMAEKYVTPDGAAYRLAMDPPNRLWELRPERALAWWEALTGPTFTRWVWTGGPDPEPAPG
- a CDS encoding LysR family transcriptional regulator, with the protein product MNLEQLRGFAEVARLGHFTRAAEHLHLAQPSLSRQISSLESELGAELFHRARGHISLTAAGETLLPLARRMLADADSVRREMAELAGLRRGRVRLGATPTLCVSLVAEAVSTFHGAHPGIELHLTEGGSRSLIDELAGGALDLALITASDGRPRTGASLTRTPLLTEELVVISSAARPPVASTPSIGLDRLAGLPQIVFPESYDLRATTDAAFRAAGLTPSVVLEGAEMDAALRFVERGLGVAVVPAMVLLDRPGLRSVRLTTPTLTRTVSLAHRSDVTPTRAAAAMQRTIAATAEALAAGSALISRAPARGRGRRSTPSG
- a CDS encoding L-aspartate oxidase — protein: MSAGIPERQLSTTVLVIGTGGSGLRAAIEVAEQGVDVLAVGKRPRDDAHTALAAGGINAALGTMDADDSWQQHAADTIKESYFLANPHTVEIVTQGAERGIRDLERYGMEFAREVDGRISQRFFGAHKYRRTAFTGDYTGLEIQRTLVRRAEQLDVPILDSVYVTRLLVRDNVVFGAYGFDLHDGTRYLIHADAVILAAGGHNRIWRRTSSRRDENTGDSFRLAVEAGARLRDPELVQFHPSGIIEPENAAGTLISEAARGEGGILRNALGERFMQKYDPERLELSTRDRVALAAYTEIKQGRGTDNGGVWLDVSHLPRETIMTRLPRVYQTMLEVQMLDITTDPIEVAPTAHYSMGGVWVRPEDHRTDVEGLYAIGEASSGLHGANRLGGNSLIELLVFGRIVGRAAIAHSSGLDAQRRSRDAVAEARDEIDGLLAADGPENVRTLQRAIRDTMTEHAGVVRDETGLETGLAELEKIEARMGDVGVHPDIAGFQDLAHAFDLKASALAARATLEAALERRESRGCHNRSDFPELDPEFRVNLVWSPTAGVVREDIPPVPDEIAALIEDVSTEGKLVE